The following proteins come from a genomic window of Lycium ferocissimum isolate CSIRO_LF1 chromosome 4, AGI_CSIRO_Lferr_CH_V1, whole genome shotgun sequence:
- the LOC132053853 gene encoding uncharacterized protein LOC132053853, producing MNRAKRNSHQNNRNEVQQNKREEKGREAQNKQATEMVYVEDTAEKIMSVVKKRLNNIKRKRKNKMPKKRSKVKIRIGKDRGGEVESNNIQEINKEDIDQRATEDDYSEGEIESKNAKDGMDQQQQDNEHVKLSSENKHDNEEMHKEGTRDNIKARSRENDCETMSSSLPSDIKNHPGINLVVDLDDNIPEIYRSQEEMENYCEEEETEFSKSKERKEYKFENQSQDESDAQ from the coding sequence ATGAACAGGGCCAAGAGGAACAGTCACCAAAATAATAGAAATGAGGTTCAGCAAAATAAAAGAGAGGAAAAGGGCAGAGAGGCACAAAACAAGCAAGCCACAGAGATGGTGTATGTGGAAGACACTGCTGAAAAGATCATGTCTGTGGTTAAAAAGAGATTGAACAATAttaaaaggaagagaaagaacaaaATGCCGAAAAAGAGAAGCAAGGTAAAAATCAGAATTGGGAAAGATAGAGGGGGAGAAGTAGAGTCCAACAATATACAAGAAATTAACAAGGAGGATATAGATCAAAGAGCGACAGAAGATGATTATAGTGAGGGGGAGATCGAATCCAAAAATGCTAAGGATGGGATGGACCAACAACAGCAAGATAATGAGCATGTTAAATTATCCAGTGAGAATAAACATGATAATGAGGAAATGCATAAGGAGGGAACAAGGGATAATATCAAAGCCAGGAGCAGAGAGAATGATTGCGAGACTATGTCATCCAGTCTCCCTTCTGATATCAAAAACCATCCTGGAATTAATCTAGTGGTGGACTTAGATGACAATATTCCAGAAATATATAGATCCCAAGAGGAGATGGAGAATTACTGTGAAGAGGAAGAGACAGAATTTAGCAAGAGTAAGGAAAGGAAAGAGTACAAGTTCGAGAACCAATCACAAGATGAAAGTGATGCGCAATAG
- the LOC132053854 gene encoding uncharacterized protein LOC132053854, which translates to MVNKYKLDMVAISEPLVNSNKIEGYKRFLGFKHCISNINGKIWCFWRDGCVVSTVNNHEQQITLKIQKNNSCPEMYVTAVYAKCTPGERMELWRSLNIFNRDIKLLWCVGGDFSVILHPEEKIGGLPHRNAECYDFYECIDSCGMVDIGYSGSNYTCSNTVKHLSRVGSDHRPLFLRCKNDQVGGIKYFKFLEFWTSQEDFLDVVRSDWNLPIDGNPMWRFHQKLKRLGRRLATWSRNEIGDVHENAEVWENKMQILEDLDMEARTENSREELNRGHAEYMSWSNKQDGILKQKSQVIWFEEGDSNTKYFHIVIRDRRRKLKLERIKNNRGR; encoded by the exons ATGGTCAACAAATACAAGCTTGACATGGTTGCTATTTCAGAGCCTCTGGTAAATAGTAACAAAATAGAGGGATACAAAAGATTTTTGGGATTCAAGCATTGCATTTCCAACATCAATGGAAAAATCTGGTGCTTCTGGAGAGATGGCTGTGTAGTCAGCACAGTCAATAATCATGAACAACAAATTACcctcaaaatccaaaaaaataatagttgTCCGGAAATGTATGTTACTGCAGTTTATGCTAAATGCACGCCTGGTGAAAGAATGGAGCTTTGGCGTAGCCTGAATATTTTTAATAGGGATATTAAGCTACTTTGGTGTGTTGGAGGGGATTTTAGTGTAATCCTTCACCCAGAGGAGAAAATTGGTGGATTGCCCCATAGAAATGCTGAATGCTATGATTTCTATGAATGTATAGATTCTTGTGGTATGGTGGATATTGGTTACTCCGGATCCAACTATACCTG CTCTAACACTGTGAAACACTTATCGAGAGTTGGATCTGACCATAGACCTCTATTTCTTAGATGCAAGAATGACCAGGTAGGGGGGATCAAGTACttcaagtttctagaattttggaCCTCTCAAGAAGATTTTTTGGATGTTGTTCGAAGCGATTGGAATCTGCCTATAGATGGCAACCCAATGTGGAGATTTCATCAAAAGCTAAAAAGATTAGGGAGAAGACTTGCTACTTGGTCGAGAAATGAGATTGGAGATGTTCATGAAAATGCCGAAGTCTGGGAAAATAAAATGCAAATCCTGGAGGATTTAGACATGGAGGCCAGGACTGAAAATAGTAGAGAAGAGCTTAATAGAGGTCATGCTGAGTATATGTcctggtcaaacaaacaggatgGTATCCTTAAACAAAAATCCCAAGTTATATGGTTTGAAGAAGGGGATAGCAATACCAAATATTTTCATATAGTTATCAGAGACAGGAGAAGGAAACTCAAGCTGGAAAGAATAAAAAACAATAGAGGAAGATAG